One segment of Sphingobacteriales bacterium DNA contains the following:
- a CDS encoding GDP-mannose 4,6-dehydratase codes for MKILVSGAAGFIGFHISKKLLELGYQVAGIDNLNDYYDISLKKDRLQSLGIHLQADNNSVYHSKTHPSFTFYRYDICDEILIRRLFQEEQNIAVVCHLAAQAGVRYSLQNPATYIDTNIRGFFNVINTAAAHNIRLLMYASSSSVYGEQQQKPFAETDDTEHPISIYAATKKSNEILAYTYSHLYNLPTMGLRFFTVYGPWGRPDMAMYRFCKAICEHQTIELYNQGNLYRDFTYIDDVVTGIVNLMQKALANLEQHQCIMPEEKTTPNYTLMNIGNTQPILIKSLIDLLENVLEQKADIKYLPMQAGEVSNTWADTNKIFHYCGFKPTTPLSKGIQQYAEWFLQYYYPQKYPIYH; via the coding sequence ATGAAAATATTAGTGAGTGGTGCTGCGGGTTTTATCGGCTTTCACATCAGTAAAAAACTATTGGAATTAGGCTATCAAGTCGCAGGAATAGATAATCTTAATGACTATTATGATATAAGTCTGAAAAAAGACCGTCTTCAATCGCTCGGAATACATCTGCAAGCCGACAATAATAGCGTATATCATAGCAAAACACACCCATCGTTCACTTTTTACCGCTATGATATATGTGATGAAATTCTTATCCGCAGACTTTTTCAGGAAGAACAAAACATCGCCGTAGTTTGTCATTTGGCGGCACAAGCCGGAGTGCGCTACAGTCTTCAAAATCCGGCTACTTATATTGATACAAACATCAGAGGTTTTTTCAACGTCATCAATACCGCCGCTGCGCATAATATTCGCTTGTTGATGTATGCCAGCAGTTCCAGTGTTTATGGCGAACAACAACAAAAACCCTTTGCCGAAACTGACGACACCGAACACCCTATTAGCATTTATGCCGCTACCAAAAAAAGCAACGAAATCTTAGCTTATACCTACAGCCATCTGTATAACCTGCCTACAATGGGATTGCGCTTTTTCACGGTGTACGGTCCGTGGGGACGACCCGATATGGCAATGTATCGTTTTTGCAAGGCTATATGCGAACACCAAACCATAGAACTATACAACCAAGGCAATCTATATCGTGATTTTACATATATTGATGATGTAGTTACAGGTATCGTAAATTTAATGCAAAAAGCTCTTGCAAATTTGGAGCAGCATCAATGTATAATGCCGGAAGAAAAAACCACTCCGAATTATACTTTGATGAATATAGGCAACACACAACCTATATTGATTAAATCGCTCATTGATTTACTTGAAAATGTGCTGGAGCAAAAAGCCGACATAAAATACTTACCGATGCAAGCCGGCGAAGTAAGCAATACTTGGGCTGACACCAATAAAATATTCCATTATTGCGGCTTTAAACCCACCACCCCACTTAGCAAAGGTATTCAACAATACGCCGAGTGGTTCCTACAATACTATTATCCGCAGAAATATCCCATTTACCATTAA
- a CDS encoding DUF177 domain-containing protein: protein MKANDKYTIPFVGLKVGHHTFQYHIDREFFQHFPDSPVQQSNVEVYLDFEKKNNFFVLDFSIEGTVPTECDRCLEIFDIGINGRYRVLAKYSDDAAASDDTIDVVYIANQDISINVTQLIYEFIILSIPVRRVHPDTAEGKMGCDATIIQHLQKNEQKNTVPSSDNETDPRWQSLLALKQQNNKQ from the coding sequence TTGAAGGCAAACGATAAATATACTATCCCTTTTGTCGGCTTAAAAGTTGGGCATCATACATTTCAATATCATATTGATAGGGAATTTTTTCAACATTTTCCCGATTCGCCTGTCCAGCAATCCAATGTAGAGGTATATTTGGATTTTGAGAAAAAGAACAATTTTTTTGTATTGGATTTTTCAATAGAAGGTACTGTGCCTACGGAATGTGACCGTTGCTTGGAAATATTTGACATAGGAATTAACGGCAGGTACCGCGTTTTGGCAAAATACAGCGATGACGCTGCGGCTTCTGATGATACTATAGATGTAGTGTATATCGCAAATCAGGATATAAGCATCAATGTAACACAATTGATTTATGAATTTATAATATTGAGTATTCCGGTGCGCAGAGTGCACCCTGATACTGCCGAAGGAAAAATGGGCTGCGATGCAACTATCATTCAACATCTTCAAAAAAACGAACAAAAAAATACTGTACCTTCTTCCGATAATGAAACAGACCCGCGCTGGCAATCATTATTAGCATTAAAACAGCAAAATAATAAACAATAA
- a CDS encoding toxin-antitoxin system YwqK family antitoxin yields MKYIHTYFSLFTFILLLFTACRNNEASSEDTKAVVDNNLPSVKVEVEGLPIKDLNFKGGVYYQGSTPYTGKAYTLFEPGFIKEKISFVNGFKEGTSQIFNRNGHMVKEENYLVGKLDGEQKEWFPNTKQLKTVQTYKNGVEAGLKTTYYENGAKKAEQTGDVSGTRTEWFPNGSVKLFERYKDYQLDSVRVEFYDTGKKAKEQYYSNGQLNGKSNSWYPDGTPKSDATYISGNLHGLATEWYEDGKAKSQIGYKNGIIDGVSLEMYPSGAKKKEFMVKDGITVGTYTEWYMNGAKKTEIHYINGDKEGKEIEWHENGMVAAETVYVNGSPIGETTRFDRSGRQINNPKGMGGKGRKGKGGGAPQTAQNPQKPDTETQPKKK; encoded by the coding sequence ATGAAATATATCCATACTTACTTCTCTTTATTTACATTTATTCTGTTGTTGTTTACGGCTTGCAGAAATAACGAAGCATCATCTGAAGATACTAAAGCTGTAGTAGATAATAATTTACCTTCTGTAAAAGTAGAAGTAGAGGGTTTACCTATTAAAGATTTAAACTTTAAAGGTGGTGTGTATTATCAGGGCAGTACCCCCTATACCGGAAAAGCATATACTCTTTTTGAGCCGGGTTTTATAAAAGAAAAAATTAGTTTTGTCAATGGTTTTAAAGAAGGTACTTCCCAAATTTTTAATCGCAACGGACACATGGTTAAAGAAGAAAACTATCTGGTCGGAAAATTAGACGGCGAACAAAAGGAGTGGTTTCCAAATACAAAACAGTTAAAAACTGTTCAAACGTATAAAAACGGTGTAGAAGCAGGCTTAAAAACTACCTATTATGAAAATGGAGCAAAAAAAGCTGAACAAACTGGCGATGTAAGCGGCACACGCACCGAATGGTTTCCGAACGGAAGTGTAAAGTTATTTGAAAGGTATAAAGATTATCAGTTGGATAGTGTTCGTGTAGAATTTTATGACACCGGAAAAAAAGCAAAAGAACAATATTACAGCAACGGACAACTCAACGGAAAATCTAATTCTTGGTATCCTGATGGCACACCCAAATCAGATGCGACATATATTAGTGGCAATTTACACGGCTTGGCTACCGAGTGGTACGAAGACGGTAAAGCCAAATCTCAAATCGGATACAAAAATGGTATCATTGACGGCGTAAGCCTTGAAATGTACCCTTCAGGAGCTAAAAAGAAAGAATTTATGGTAAAAGACGGTATCACCGTAGGTACTTATACCGAATGGTATATGAATGGTGCCAAAAAAACAGAAATCCACTATATTAATGGCGATAAGGAAGGAAAAGAAATTGAATGGCACGAAAATGGTATGGTGGCTGCCGAAACCGTTTATGTAAATGGAAGCCCCATTGGCGAAACGACACGTTTTGACCGCAGCGGTCGTCAAATCAACAACCCCAAAGGAATGGGCGGCAAAGGCAGAAAAGGCAAAGGCGGCGGCGCACCACAAACGGCACAAAATCCGCAGAAACCTGACACAGAAACACAGCCTAAAAAGAAATAA